A part of Salmo trutta chromosome 15, fSalTru1.1, whole genome shotgun sequence genomic DNA contains:
- the LOC115148635 gene encoding F-BAR and double SH3 domains protein 2 → MQPPPRKVKVTQELKHAHAEQMSRLQIKHQTECDLLEDLKTFSQKKAAVERDYAQALHKLANQYLKREWPDSLSEEPTDHGNMYTLWKAYLEGIVQVSQTRITACENYRNQVSDPAKTARLQKEQQLRKCIDQLMLVQAELQDSVKELAKTRKKYQETETMAQAVRDKAEQDAKSKLSLFQSRSSLQRASVKLKAKRSECNSKATRARNDYLLTLAAANAHQQRYYDTDLIDCIKVLDGSIYEQVKDYLVSLCQMELESYQAVHNTFNILLESSNGMMQDFHQQQFVQQNQVFHSTPAILFQPINTDTVGQLQKESGTVEEHSLDKEARKWATRVAREHKSIIHSQRALEDYGTQQGLSEQNRSELELKMEEARENLRRAETVKLKADARLALLREAGITVETWLKSAMNQVMEELENERWANLNAHDLSLSGTGDLEREEDEDSGEVLDDSSSSPSSTLRNYPLTCKVLYSYKASQPDELTIEEQEVLEVIDDGDMEDWVKARNQTGQVGYVPEKYLQLPSSNSLMSMLQSLAALDARSHSSSNSTEPELAESELHTPGTPIVNGDSSGVCFAKALYDYAGQTGEELSFPEGAIIRVLSRETYEDDGFWEGEFNGTVGVFPAVLVEDLLAAGGAGGDSENGDISGEASSNPQASPSPLSECSPQSPFHLGPFHSSPCQSSPLLTPTLPSPQSSPSSASSSPIPRPPSNGHHRPPPVPLKGHLQSPTQNSTQPPRYPTDGGAGGTIRPVRAAPPPPKPQQPRGQVKKREEVEITLV, encoded by the exons gCTCTACACAAGCTGGCCAATCAGTACCTGAAGAGGGAATGGCCAGACAGCCTATCAGAGGAGCCAACAGACCACGG GAACATGTACACCTTGTGGAAGGCATACCTGGAGGGCATAGTGCAAGTGAGCCAAACCAGAATCACGGCCTGTGAGAACTACAGGAACCAAGTGTCGGACCCTGCCAAGACTGCCAGGCTGCAGAAGGAGCAGCAGCTCAGGAAG tgtattgaCCAGCTGATGCTGGTGCAGGCGGAGCTGCAGGACTCGGTGAAGGAGCTGGCTAAGACCAGGAAGAAGTACCAGGAGACAGAAACCATGGCCCAGGCCGTCAGGGACAAGGCCGAGCAGGATGCCAA GTCCAAACTGAGTCTCTTCCAATCCAGGTCCAGTCTGCAGAGGGCAAGTGTGAAG CTGAAAGCCAAGAGGAGTGAGTGTAACTCCAAAGCCACCCGTGCCAGGAACGACTATCTCCTCACGCTAGCTGCGGCTAACGCTCACCAGCAGCGCTACTACGACACTGACCTGATCGACTGCATTAAG GTCCTGGATGGGAGCATCTATGAGCAGGTGAAGGACTATCTGGTCTCTCTGTGCCAGATGGAGCTTGAGTCCTACCAGGCTGTTCACAACACTTTCAACATCCTCCTGGAGAGCTCCAATGGG ATGATGCAGGACTTCCACCAGCAGCAGTTTGTACAGCAGAACCAAGTGTTCCACAGTACCCCAGCCATCCTCTTCCAGCCCATCAACACTGACACG GTGGGGCAGTTGCAGAAGGAGAGTGGCACAGTGGAGGAGCACAGTCTGGATAAGGAGGCACGGAAGTGGGCGACCCGAGTGGCACGAGAACACAAGAGCATCATCCACAgtcagagg GCCCTGGAGGACTATGGGACCCAACAGGGGCTGTCGGAGCAGAACCGCAGTGAGCTAGAGCTCAAGATGGAGGAGGCCAGGGAGAACCTGCGGAGAGCAGAG ACCGTGAAGCTGAAGGCGGATGCTCGTCTGGCTCTACTGAGAGAGGCAGGCATCACAGTGGAGACGTGGCTGAAGAGCGCCATGAACCAGGTGATGGAGGAGCTGGAGAACGAGCGGTGGGCCAACCTAAATGCCCATGATCTTTCACTCTCC ggTACAGGTgacctagagagggaggaggatgaagatAGCGGAGAGGTGTTGGACGACAGCAGCTCCAGCCCCTCCAGTACCCTCAGGAACTACCCCCTCACCTGCAAAGTGCTCTACTCATACaaa GCGTCTCAGCCAGACGAGCTGACCATCGAGGAACAGGAGGTGCTGGAGGTTATCGATGATGGGGACATGGAGGACTGGGTCAAG GCCAGGAACCAGACAGGCCAGGTGGGCTACGTCCCGGAGAAGTACCTGCAGCTGCCCTCGTCCAACAGCCTAATGAGCATGCTCCAGTCTCTGGCCGCCCTGGACGCTCGCTCCCACTCCTCCAGTAACTCTACTGAGCCCGAGCTGGCCGAGTCAGAGCTGCACACGCCGGGCACACCTATTGTCAACGGAGACTCCAGCGGTG TGTGCTTCGCCAAGGCCCTGTACGACTACGCGGGCCAGACAGGTGAGGAGCTCTCGTTCCCTGAGGGCGCCATCATCCGTGTGCTGAGTCGCGAGACCTATGAGGATGACGGTTTCTGGGAGGGCGAGTTCAATGGCACTGTGGGTGTCTTCCCTGCCGTGCTTGTGGAGGACCTTCTGGCAGCGGGTGGTGCCGGTGGAGACAGCGAGAATGGCGACATCTCAGGAGAGGCCAGCAGCAATCCGCAG gcatccccctctcctctttctgagTGCTCTCCACAGAGCCCCTTCCATTTGGGCCCGTTCCACAGCAGCCCTTGTCAGAGCAGCCCCCTCCTGACCCCCACTCTGCCCTCGCCCCAGTCCAGCCCCTCCAGTGCCAGCTCCTCCCCCATACCCCGCCCCCCCTCCAACGGCCACCATAGGCCACCGCCCGTACCACTCAAAGGCCACTTGCAAA GTCCTACCCAGAACTCCACCCAGCCCCCCAGGTACCCAACAGATGGTGGTGCGGGGGGCACCATTCGACCT GTCCGCGCTGCTCCGCCGCCCCCCAAGCCGCAGCAGCCTCGTGGCCAGGTGAAGAAGAGGGAGGAAGTGGAGATCACGCTGGTGTAA